The Gemmatimonadaceae bacterium genome contains the following window.
GAGCCCTCGCCTTCGAAGTACAGCACCGTGTCCACGATGTGTTCGAGCGTCTTCGGGCCGGCGATGCCGCCGCCCTTGGTCACGTGACCCACGACGAACACCGCCGTGCCGGTCTCCTTGGCGAAGCGCATTAGCCGTGCCGCGCACTCGCGCACCTGGCCCACGTTGCCCGGCGCGCCTTCGAGATCGCCGGTGAAGACCGTTTGGATGGAGTCCACGATCATCACCGTGGGCCGCGCGCTCGCGGCCGTGGCGAGGATGGTCTCGAGGTTCGTCTCGCCCATCAGCGCGACATCGCCGGCGCTCTTGTCCAAGCGGTCGGCGCGCAGCTTGACCTGCAGCGGTGATTCCTCGCCGCTCACGTAGAGCGCGCGATGCCCGGCGGCCTCGAGCCGCGCCGCGACCTGCAGCAGGATGGTGCTCTTGCCGATGCCCGGCTCGCCGCCGACCAGGACCATCGCGCCGGGCACCACGCCACCGCCGAGCACGAAATCAAACTCGGCGATGCCGGTGGCCAGCCGATGCTCCTCGGTCCCCACGACCTCGCGGAGACGCGGCGTCTCGACGACCTGGCCGCCCTCACCGAAGGCCTTTGCGCCGCCGAGTCGGCGCTGCGCGCCCGCCCCCTTTGAGGCGGCGGACAGCTTCGGCGCGACGGGCTCCTCGGCGAGCGTGTTCCACTCGCCGCAGGTGTCGCAGCGGCCTTGCCACTTGAGGGACTCAGCGCCGCACTCGGTGCAGCGGTAGACGGACTTGGCCTTTACCGCCACGGCCCTATTGCTCCGGCTGCCGGCTGGTCCAGTTCTCGAAGCGCGTGTGCTGCTTGCGGTAGTGCAGCCGGATGTGCCCCGTGGGCCCGTTACGCTGCTTGCCGACGATCACCTCGGCGTAACCGTCGAGCGGGATGTCCGTCGTGCCGGTCACCATGCGCGGATTGCCCTGGTCGTCATAGGGACGCTCGTTCATCTCGGGACGATAGATGAACAGCACGACGTCGGCGTCCTGTTCGATGGCGCCGGAGTCGCGAAGGTCGGACAGCTGCGGCCGCTTGCCCTCAGCACCGCGTTGCTCAGAGGCACGCGAGAGCTGCGAGAGCGCCAGCACCGGGATCTCCAATTCCTTGGCCAACGCCTTTAACGACCGGGAGATGGCCGAGACTTCCTGCTGGCGGCTCTCGGAGTTCGGCGGACCGGACACGAGCTGCAGGTAGTCGACGATGAGCAGCTTGATGTCCGCCTGCGTCTTGAGCCGGCGTGCGCGCGAGCGCAGTTCCAGCACCGAGAGGCCCGGCGTGTCGTCAATCCAAATGGGCGCCTGGCCCAAGAGGGCCGCCGCCTTGGCGAGGTTCGAGGCGTCCTGCGCGGTCAGCGCACCAGACCGCAGGCGTTGAGCATCCACATAGCCCTCCGAGGCCAGCATACGCAGCAGGAGGGATTGAGTACTCATTTCCAGCGAGAAGATCGCCGTCGGGACATTGCTCTCGATGGCGGCAAATTGCGCGACGTTGAGCACGAAGGCCGTCTTTCCCATCGACGGACGCGCCGCGACGATGACCAAGTCCGAGGGCTGGAAGCCCAGCGTCATCTTGTCGAGGTCCACGAAGCCCGACGGCACGCCCGTCAGGTTGCCGCCCGCCGTGCGCAGCACCTCGATGCGTTCCATCGCTGACCAGAGCAGCGACTTGATGCGGATGAAGCCTTCGTTGCCGCGGCTGTCGTTGAGCTCGAGGATCTTGTGCTCGGCCAGGTCCAG
Protein-coding sequences here:
- the dnaB gene encoding replicative DNA helicase, which codes for MSSSPVEFSIARKGPPDAFADRRPPWSEDAERAVLAAMMLSGDAIVTAMELVTEDMFYREGHRRLFRAMAAIHNAGAVVDPLTLTNELEQRGDLAAAGGKEYIGPLYDEIPTAANIEHHCRIVRDKALRRRLIETATSLVREGHESPADVAELLDLAEHKILELNDSRGNEGFIRIKSLLWSAMERIEVLRTAGGNLTGVPSGFVDLDKMTLGFQPSDLVIVAARPSMGKTAFVLNVAQFAAIESNVPTAIFSLEMSTQSLLLRMLASEGYVDAQRLRSGALTAQDASNLAKAAALLGQAPIWIDDTPGLSVLELRSRARRLKTQADIKLLIVDYLQLVSGPPNSESRQQEVSAISRSLKALAKELEIPVLALSQLSRASEQRGAEGKRPQLSDLRDSGAIEQDADVVLFIYRPEMNERPYDDQGNPRMVTGTTDIPLDGYAEVIVGKQRNGPTGHIRLHYRKQHTRFENWTSRQPEQ
- the radA gene encoding DNA repair protein RadA; amino-acid sequence: MAVKAKSVYRCTECGAESLKWQGRCDTCGEWNTLAEEPVAPKLSAASKGAGAQRRLGGAKAFGEGGQVVETPRLREVVGTEEHRLATGIAEFDFVLGGGVVPGAMVLVGGEPGIGKSTILLQVAARLEAAGHRALYVSGEESPLQVKLRADRLDKSAGDVALMGETNLETILATAASARPTVMIVDSIQTVFTGDLEGAPGNVGQVRECAARLMRFAKETGTAVFVVGHVTKGGGIAGPKTLEHIVDTVLYFEGEGSADHRVLRATKNRFGSVDEIGVFRMTVQGLEAVENPSALFLGERAESPASGSAVTCLMEGSRPMLLEIQGLAAKAGFGTPQRVSTGYDARRLALLLAVLDKRAGLSFAQLDVFINVVGGVRVQEPAGDLAVAAALASSFYDKPLPGDAIFLGEVGLGGEIRGISQAERRLLEAEKMGMRRAFVSERSVPKRAPKQMKVEAVPDLVALFRALFR